The following coding sequences lie in one Mercenaria mercenaria strain notata chromosome 5, MADL_Memer_1, whole genome shotgun sequence genomic window:
- the LOC128557306 gene encoding uncharacterized protein DDB_G0286299-like produces the protein MGKTRAEYQKEYRERKKLQDKDFLKRERQRTKQYKLPINALDKDKQNELREKNRLWKRQSRERKKNKIQQEKDREREENTQNCETQTNSHEEHYSERTTRNKSSQSMMVKMSFEPRKRSQKRSKALRKASRTIETLEEKMSKLTRENKKLRKRHERATKANQKAVKSTPTQNEQTASTPKSKANREIRELGLTPRKVPTKIKRKFIMANAMIAEVQSTRRRIKPKRKEELLPI, from the coding sequence ATGGGCAAGACTAGAGCCGAGTACCAAAAGGAGTATCGAGAAAGGAAGAAGCTTCAAGATAAAGATTTTCTGAAGAGAGAAAGGCAACGAACTAAGCAGTATAAGTTACCTATAAACGCTCTAGATAAAGATAAACAAAATGAACTTAGAGAGAAAAACAGGCTATGGAAAAGACAAAgtagagaaagaaaaaagaataaaatacaacAAGAGAAAGATCGAGAACGAGAGGAAAATACCCAAAACTGTGAGACACAAACAAATAGCCATGAAGAGCATTATTCTGAACggacaacaagaaacaaaagtaGTCAATCAATGATGGTAAAAATGAGTTTTGAGCCCAGGAAACGATCACAGAAGAGATCTAAAGCTCTAAGAAAAGCATCAAGAACGATTGAGACTCTGGAAGAAAAAATGAGCAAGCTTACCAGAGAAAACAAAAAGCTTCGGAAGCGACATGAAAGAGCTACAAAAGCAAATCAGAAAGCAGTAAAAAGTACTCCtacacaaaatgaacaaacagCAAGCACACCGAAATCAAAAGCAAACCGAGAGATACGTGAACTTGGACTTACCCCAAGAAAGGTACCAACTAAGATAAAAAGGAAGTTTATAATGGCTAATGCTATGATTGCTGAAGTACAATCTACAAGAAGAAGAATAAAACCCAAAAGAAAAGAAGAGTTGTTGCCAATATAG